Proteins encoded by one window of Microplitis demolitor isolate Queensland-Clemson2020A chromosome 6, iyMicDemo2.1a, whole genome shotgun sequence:
- the LOC128667999 gene encoding uncharacterized protein LOC128667999, translated as MHIYYTGFLVFIAPFSEALYTYQSQTPKKYVNYHSNPYVSAFVTGKTSNTLGDIFLKFHQKINRQDNFQISVQITNEQGAVIMDIIHGINLCDQLDIELMNLQPFSHSNVFGLTGLQCPIDSKDVRDMIKVLPFYWPENHYFPIEVGCGVRNYQVTLSKCLGAGFACKTLIQSRVKSNFESESCLKQSFLLIDLIMIKKGPKSLEIKSVNILDRKLTKVSDFAQDNIVGTQVDKMDVIDAETNTIAIVNDNNIELVDTGAEKYHAVNVRVDKIMLDTDTNNAELTTANAKKVETSADDVKLISGSDSDDNNLGLIETETEKHKLLDVSAQDILLENNKDGGLDVIDNRLETIKRDDEINSTADLYQDE; from the exons atgcatatttattatacgggatttttagtttttatcgCACCATTTTCGGAG GCGCTATATACATATCAATCTCAAACGCcgaaaaaatatgttaattaccATTCGAATCCCTACGTCTCGGCATTCGTTACCGGCAAAACTTCAAACACGCTgggagatatttttttaaagtttcatcaaaaaattaaccgcCAAGACAACTTTCAA ATTTCGGTGCAAATTACTAATGAGCAAGGTGCAGTTATTATGGATATTATTCACGGAATTAATTTATGTGACCAGCTCGACATTGAATTAATGAACCTTCAACCTTTTTCACACAGCAATGTCTTCGGTTTGACTGGGCTTCAGTGTCCGATTGATTCAAAagat gtcCGTGATATGATAAAAGTGCTACCATTTTACTGGCCagaaaatcattattttccaATAGAAGTCGGCTGCGGAGTACGTAATTATCAAGTGACCCTATCAAAATGTCTTGGCGCAGGTTTCGCATGTAAAACTTTAATCCAAAGCCGCGtaaagtcaaattttgaatcagaAAGTTGTCTAAAACAATCTTTTCTACTGATAgacttaataatgattaaaaaaggCCCCAAGAGTCTTGAAATAAAAAGCGTAAACATTCTCGATCGCAAGTTAACAAAAGTGAGTGACTTTGCTCAAGACAACATCGTGGGTACTCAAGTGGATAAAATGGACGTGATTGACGCCGAAACTAATACAATCGCGATAGTTAATGACAATAACATTGAGCTGGTAGATACCGGAGCTGAAAAATATCATGCAGTGAATGTTAGAGTAGATAAAATTATGCTCGATACCGACACAAATAATGCTGAGCTAACCACCGCTAATGCTAAAAAAGTCGAAACTTCAGCTGATGACGTAAAGCTGATTTCCGGATCGGATTCCGACGATAATAACTTGGGTCTAATAGAAACGGAGACGGAAAAACACAAACTACTCGATGTCTCGGCGCAAGACATCCTGctggaaaataataaagacgGAGGTCTAGATGTCATTGATAATCGATTGGAGACAATTAAACGAGACGACGAGATAAATTCAACCGCAGATCTGTATCAAGATGAGTAA